A stretch of Corynebacterium timonense DNA encodes these proteins:
- a CDS encoding DUF445 domain-containing protein: MSSHAFALPTPGDEEQRRTTLRRYKFSVTGLLVVMAAIFLTCSWLQSRGDAGAWVGYVRAAAEAGMVGGLADWFAVTALFRRPMGLPIPHTALIPRKKDQVAGALSSFVSENFLNAQTITAKVTAADVPRRAGQWLREPDNAEFVSARVGSFIERAVTSIDPDEAQRLIQNQVIERASRPAWGPPLGRALDGLIADGKLEPLVDDMVAWGRRKVHEMEDSIVAMIDERMPRWAPRFAKELVGEKVYRELVSFMADVDEDPHHEARRAIRRQISQFAYDLQHDPEMISRVEGLKGDVLNSDALASISGGVWEQASASLVDAAADPDSALRRRIAGLCREWGDKLVTDPEVRASAARALERVTRFVAENGAGEIVGIISETIERWDGEEASEKIELMVGKDLQFIRINGTVVGALAGLAIYTCYQILFF, from the coding sequence ATGTCTTCTCACGCTTTCGCGCTGCCCACCCCGGGGGACGAAGAACAGCGTCGTACCACCCTGCGGCGCTACAAGTTTTCCGTCACCGGGCTGCTGGTCGTCATGGCCGCCATCTTCCTCACCTGCTCGTGGCTGCAGTCGCGCGGCGACGCCGGCGCGTGGGTGGGCTACGTACGCGCCGCCGCCGAGGCCGGCATGGTCGGCGGGCTCGCGGACTGGTTCGCGGTCACCGCGCTGTTCCGCCGCCCGATGGGCCTGCCGATTCCGCACACCGCGCTCATCCCGCGGAAGAAGGACCAGGTGGCGGGCGCGCTCAGCTCCTTCGTCAGCGAGAACTTCCTCAACGCCCAGACGATCACGGCGAAGGTGACGGCCGCGGACGTGCCGCGCCGCGCTGGGCAATGGTTGCGCGAGCCGGACAATGCGGAGTTTGTCTCCGCGCGCGTCGGCAGCTTCATCGAGCGGGCGGTGACGAGCATCGACCCCGACGAGGCGCAGCGTCTCATTCAGAACCAGGTCATCGAGCGCGCCAGCCGCCCCGCGTGGGGCCCGCCGCTCGGCCGCGCGCTCGACGGCCTCATCGCGGACGGCAAGCTCGAGCCGCTTGTCGACGACATGGTGGCGTGGGGGCGTCGAAAAGTACACGAGATGGAAGACAGCATCGTGGCGATGATCGACGAGCGCATGCCCCGGTGGGCACCCCGCTTTGCGAAGGAGCTTGTGGGCGAGAAGGTCTACCGCGAGCTCGTCAGCTTCATGGCGGACGTCGACGAGGACCCACACCACGAGGCGCGGCGCGCCATCCGCCGGCAGATCTCGCAGTTCGCCTACGACCTGCAGCACGACCCGGAGATGATCTCGCGCGTAGAGGGGCTGAAGGGCGACGTCCTGAACTCCGACGCGTTGGCCTCGATATCCGGCGGGGTGTGGGAGCAGGCGTCCGCCTCGCTCGTCGACGCCGCGGCGGACCCCGACTCGGCGCTGCGGCGCAGAATCGCGGGCCTGTGTCGGGAGTGGGGCGACAAGCTCGTCACCGACCCCGAGGTGCGCGCGTCGGCGGCGCGCGCCCTAGAGCGGGTGACCCGGTTTGTTGCCGAGAACGGGGCCGGGGAGATCGTAGGGATCATCTCGGAGACGATCGAGCGTTGGGACGGGGAGGAAGCGAGCGAGAAGATTGAGCTCATGGTGGGCAAGGACCTGCAGTTCATCCGCATCAACGGCACGGTTGTTGGTGCGCTCGCGGGTTTAGCTATCTACACTTGCTACCAGATACTTTTCTTCTAA